A genomic segment from Pseudoduganella chitinolytica encodes:
- a CDS encoding glycoside hydrolase family 43 protein, whose translation MAESYVNPVYPHTMADPFVLKHDGQYYAYGTAPVGADGRAFPVLRSADLVHWEPLGHALVPPGGSDFWAPEVAARDGVFYMYYSAHGIDGNDHQLRVASSEHPAGPFLDTGAVLVPDQPFSIDAHPFRDTDGQWYLYYCVDFLELEDDHRVGTGIVVDRLVDMCTLAGEPRVVVRPHEDWHLFLKGRAMYGAVYDWHTVEGPAVQCHDGRYYCFYSGGAWERANYGVSYVVADHPLGPFRRPAQGGRALLMSTRPGRLIGPGHNSFAPSPDGSETWIVYHAWQPDMAGRRMCIDRLDWQGDRPSTAGPTWTEQPVPSGTAR comes from the coding sequence ATGGCCGAGAGCTACGTCAATCCTGTTTATCCGCACACGATGGCCGATCCGTTCGTGCTGAAGCACGACGGCCAGTACTACGCCTACGGCACCGCGCCCGTCGGGGCGGACGGTCGCGCCTTTCCCGTCCTGCGCTCGGCCGACCTGGTGCATTGGGAGCCGCTGGGCCATGCGCTGGTGCCACCCGGCGGCAGCGACTTCTGGGCCCCGGAGGTGGCCGCGCGCGACGGGGTGTTCTATATGTACTACTCGGCGCATGGCATCGACGGCAACGACCACCAGCTGCGCGTGGCCAGCAGCGAGCACCCGGCCGGCCCGTTCCTGGACACGGGCGCGGTGCTGGTGCCGGACCAGCCGTTCTCGATCGACGCCCACCCGTTCCGCGATACGGACGGCCAGTGGTACCTGTACTATTGCGTCGATTTCCTGGAACTGGAGGACGACCACCGGGTCGGCACCGGCATCGTCGTCGACCGCCTGGTGGACATGTGCACGCTGGCCGGCGAGCCGCGCGTGGTCGTGCGCCCGCACGAGGATTGGCACCTGTTCCTGAAGGGACGGGCAATGTACGGCGCCGTGTACGACTGGCACACGGTCGAGGGCCCGGCGGTGCAATGCCATGACGGCCGCTATTACTGCTTCTACAGCGGCGGCGCGTGGGAGCGCGCCAACTACGGGGTCAGCTATGTCGTCGCCGACCACCCGCTGGGACCGTTCCGGCGGCCGGCGCAGGGCGGCCGGGCCCTGCTGATGAGCACCCGGCCAGGCCGGCTGATCGGGCCGGGCCACAATTCGTTTGCGCCGTCGCCCGACGGCAGCGAGACGTGGATCGTCTACCACGCGTGGCAGCCGGACATGGCGGGACGGCGCATGTGCATCGACCGGCTCGACTGGCAGGGCGACCGGCCTTCAACGGCCGGGCCGACCTGGACGGAGCAGCCGGTGCCGTCCGGCACAGCACGCTGA
- a CDS encoding sensor domain-containing protein: MDEYGTTGQHREAQALPLTAAATDGLATPGPAVPQFSDLVLRSMTDAVLCTEVRGVVTYVNPAAAALLGGAPDRLIGTDVEALSTLLTSALDPMIHPIKAVLATGEATRVPPGTVLVRADGSEFVIEDCSAPVLDAAGALVGAVMVFHDVTQAHQTMLQMTYQATHDFLTDLPNRALLDSRLTHELAQAARRGAGVAVLYLDLDNFKQVNDSLGHRAGDQLLESVAARLRECVRRTDTVSRFGGDEFVVVLTLADNAAHMAGVTAGKILSALAVPHQVGGEVLHTAASIGISVSPEDGSDAEALVKNADTALYLAKAAGKNTFRFFEPHMNVDAVQRQQLQNALRAALGSGQLALHYQPKFDLRSGQLTGSEALVRWHHPTLGHVPPARFIAIAEDFGLIGALGRWVREAACAQMVAWQRQGRAAAHTAVNVSAQELHQNSFEADLLRTLQETGVAPERLQLEITEGVLLRDTDAALAKLSRIRDMGVRLAIDDFGTGYSSLSYLRRLPVDTIKIDQSFIRELGRDNDIDGAGAVIVRAVIGMGQSMGRRIVAEGVEAQAELDFLRRQDCDEAQGYWFSAALPAAEFASRYG; encoded by the coding sequence ATGGACGAGTACGGCACGACAGGGCAGCATCGGGAGGCCCAGGCACTGCCGCTGACCGCCGCGGCAACGGATGGACTGGCCACGCCAGGCCCTGCGGTCCCGCAATTTTCCGACCTGGTGCTGCGCAGCATGACCGATGCCGTGCTGTGCACGGAAGTGCGCGGCGTCGTCACGTACGTCAACCCGGCCGCGGCGGCCCTGCTGGGGGGCGCCCCGGACCGGCTGATCGGTACCGACGTCGAGGCACTGTCGACGTTGTTGACCAGCGCACTGGACCCGATGATCCATCCCATCAAGGCAGTCCTTGCCACGGGCGAGGCCACCCGGGTACCGCCGGGCACCGTGCTGGTGCGCGCCGACGGCAGCGAGTTCGTCATCGAGGACTGCTCGGCGCCCGTGCTGGACGCGGCGGGGGCGCTGGTGGGGGCCGTGATGGTCTTCCACGACGTCACGCAGGCGCACCAGACCATGCTGCAGATGACCTACCAGGCCACCCACGACTTCCTGACCGACCTCCCCAACCGCGCTTTGCTGGACAGCCGCCTGACGCACGAGCTGGCGCAGGCGGCCCGGCGCGGCGCCGGCGTGGCCGTGCTGTACCTTGACCTGGACAACTTCAAGCAGGTCAACGATTCGCTGGGCCACCGCGCCGGCGACCAGCTGCTCGAATCCGTCGCGGCACGCCTGCGCGAGTGCGTGCGGCGCACCGATACCGTCAGCCGCTTCGGTGGCGACGAATTCGTGGTCGTGCTGACGCTGGCCGATAATGCGGCCCACATGGCCGGTGTCACGGCGGGCAAGATCCTGTCGGCGCTGGCCGTGCCGCACCAGGTGGGGGGCGAAGTGCTGCACACCGCGGCCAGCATCGGCATCAGCGTGTCGCCGGAAGACGGCTCGGACGCGGAGGCGCTGGTGAAGAATGCGGACACCGCCTTGTATCTGGCGAAGGCGGCTGGCAAGAACACCTTCCGCTTCTTCGAACCGCATATGAACGTAGACGCCGTGCAACGCCAGCAGCTGCAGAACGCGCTGCGCGCCGCCTTGGGCAGTGGCCAGCTGGCCTTGCACTACCAGCCCAAGTTCGACTTGCGCTCGGGCCAGCTGACCGGCAGCGAGGCGCTGGTGCGCTGGCACCATCCCACGCTCGGCCACGTGCCGCCTGCCCGCTTCATCGCCATAGCCGAGGATTTCGGACTGATCGGTGCGCTGGGACGCTGGGTGCGCGAAGCCGCCTGCGCGCAGATGGTGGCGTGGCAGCGCCAGGGCAGGGCGGCGGCCCACACCGCCGTCAACGTCTCGGCCCAGGAGCTGCACCAGAACAGCTTCGAGGCGGATTTGCTGCGTACCCTGCAGGAGACCGGCGTGGCGCCGGAGCGGCTGCAACTGGAGATCACGGAAGGGGTGCTGCTGCGCGACACGGATGCGGCGCTGGCAAAGCTGAGCCGGATACGGGACATGGGGGTCCGGCTGGCGATCGACGATTTCGGCACCGGCTACTCGAGCCTGAGCTACCTGCGCCGGCTGCCGGTGGACACGATCAAGATCGACCAGAGTTTCATCCGCGAGCTTGGCCGGGACAACGACATCGACGGGGCCGGCGCCGTCATCGTGCGCGCCGTGATCGGCATGGGCCAGAGCATGGGCCGGCGCATCGTGGCCGAGGGCGTGGAGGCGCAGGCGGAGCTCGACTTCCTGCGCCGGCAGGACTGCGACGAAGCGCAGGGCTACTGGTTCAGCGCGGCGTTGCCCGCGGCGGAATTCGCCAGCCGTTACGGCTGA
- a CDS encoding DeoR/GlpR family DNA-binding transcription regulator — protein sequence MSGEIPLTQARRLDAICAHLAQHYRIGIEDICRLYGVTRDTARRDVVRLDADGRVLRVRGGAVLPPQDRHVRQYAERDGALSAKQAIGAAAAALIRDGDRVLFDTSTTVVEVARALTAAPLHAVTNSIDIAETLGKRDGIELHLTGGQFNPWQRSLEGAQARHGIAQFQFDKLILGACAIDPQGLTCASSEEADLKGVMMRQASQVIVVADASKFGKAFLHRLCTFEGVDLLVTDAAPPAAVMAVLAAVGVEVVLAGGAS from the coding sequence ATGAGCGGGGAAATACCGCTCACCCAAGCACGCCGCCTGGACGCGATCTGCGCGCACCTCGCACAGCACTACCGCATCGGCATCGAGGACATCTGCCGGCTGTACGGCGTGACCCGCGACACGGCGCGGCGCGACGTGGTGCGGCTCGATGCGGACGGCCGCGTGCTGCGCGTGCGCGGCGGCGCGGTCCTGCCGCCGCAGGACAGGCATGTGCGGCAATACGCCGAACGCGACGGCGCATTGTCGGCCAAGCAGGCCATCGGCGCCGCGGCCGCCGCACTGATCCGCGACGGCGACCGGGTGCTGTTCGATACCTCCACCACCGTGGTGGAAGTCGCCCGCGCGCTCACGGCAGCGCCGCTGCATGCCGTGACCAACTCGATCGACATCGCCGAGACCCTGGGCAAGCGCGACGGCATCGAGTTGCACCTGACCGGCGGCCAGTTCAATCCGTGGCAGCGCAGCCTCGAAGGCGCGCAGGCCCGGCACGGGATTGCGCAGTTCCAGTTCGACAAGCTGATCCTCGGCGCCTGCGCCATCGATCCGCAGGGCCTGACCTGTGCGTCCAGCGAGGAAGCCGACCTCAAGGGGGTCATGATGCGCCAGGCCAGCCAGGTGATCGTGGTCGCGGATGCGTCGAAGTTCGGCAAGGCATTCCTGCACCGGCTTTGCACGTTCGAGGGGGTGGATTTGCTGGTGACGGATGCGGCACCGCCTGCTGCCGTGATGGCGGTGCTGGCGGCTGTCGGTGTGGAGGTGGTGCTGGCGGGAGGCGCTTCTTAG
- a CDS encoding heme-degrading domain-containing protein: MPDDYAALLRELETEEEQLQFPAFSNADALRLGIALVERARALGKAVTVDIARNGHQLFHHAMDGTSPDNANWVRRKNNVVQRFGRSSWHVGTRYRSKGQSFDADSAIDGADFAAHGGAFPLAIRGTGIIGTVTVSGLPQKEDHELVTSVLRAYLHGPR, encoded by the coding sequence ATGCCGGATGATTATGCCGCCCTGTTGAGGGAGTTGGAGACCGAGGAAGAACAGCTGCAATTTCCCGCGTTCTCGAACGCCGATGCGCTGCGGCTCGGCATCGCGCTGGTCGAGCGTGCCCGCGCACTCGGCAAAGCGGTAACGGTCGACATTGCCCGCAACGGGCACCAGCTGTTCCACCACGCGATGGACGGCACGTCGCCCGACAATGCCAACTGGGTGCGTCGCAAGAACAACGTCGTGCAGCGCTTCGGTCGCAGCTCGTGGCACGTGGGGACGCGCTACCGCAGCAAGGGCCAGTCGTTCGACGCCGACAGTGCCATCGATGGCGCCGACTTCGCGGCGCATGGCGGCGCCTTCCCGCTCGCCATCCGGGGTACAGGAATCATCGGTACCGTGACGGTGTCCGGCCTGCCGCAAAAAGAAGATCATGAGCTGGTGACGTCCGTCCTGCGCGCATATCTGCACGGGCCGCGATGA
- a CDS encoding IS3 family transposase (programmed frameshift), whose protein sequence is MKTLKKTYTPELKEEAVKLVLAQGLSIEQAAARVSIPKGTLANWVAAARRGPAAITAPGSRSVAELEAENAKLRKQLAQAEMERDIGKKSGGVLCARVAAKYAWIKTMRLNFPDYPVKLMCQVLDVSRSGYYDWLRAKPSTRKQDDERLKVLITAVHRQTRETYGVPRIKRELAAQGHEVGRDRVRRLRQELNLRCKQRRKFIATTNSNHNLPVAENLLEQRFAPRRPDEVWVTDITYIPTAEGWLYLAGVKDVFTCEIVGYAMGERMTQDLTTQALWRAVSYKRPAPGLIHHSDRGSQYCAHAYQELVAQSGMRASMSRRGHCYDNAPMESFWGTLKNELAHHRRYATRAEAKASIQEYIEIFYNRQRRHSRIGFVPPALFAESFSEQQAA, encoded by the exons ATGAAGACATTGAAGAAGACGTACACCCCCGAACTCAAGGAAGAAGCTGTCAAGCTGGTACTGGCGCAGGGCCTGTCCATTGAGCAGGCGGCGGCACGTGTCAGCATTCCAAAAGGGACGCTGGCCAATTGGGTAGCAGCAGCCAGACGCGGGCCGGCTGCAATAACAGCACCTGGAAGCCGCTCCGTGGCCGAGCTGGAGGCGGAGAACGCAAAGCTGCGCAAGCAGCTGGCGCAAGCAGAAATGGAGCGGGATATCG GTAAAAAAAGCGGCGGCGTACTTTGCGCGCGAGTCGCTGCCAAGTACGCGTGGATAAAGACGATGCGACTCAATTTCCCTGACTATCCTGTGAAGCTGATGTGCCAAGTATTGGACGTCTCGCGCAGCGGCTACTACGACTGGCTGCGGGCGAAGCCGTCGACACGCAAGCAGGACGACGAGCGGCTGAAAGTATTGATTACGGCAGTGCATCGGCAGACCCGCGAGACTTACGGAGTGCCACGGATAAAGCGAGAGCTCGCTGCGCAGGGACACGAGGTCGGCCGCGATCGGGTTCGACGATTGCGCCAGGAGCTCAATCTGCGCTGCAAACAGCGGCGCAAGTTCATCGCAACGACGAATTCGAATCACAACTTGCCCGTTGCTGAAAACCTGCTGGAACAGCGGTTCGCACCGCGCCGGCCTGACGAAGTATGGGTGACGGATATCACCTATATTCCGACTGCCGAAGGCTGGCTGTACCTGGCCGGCGTGAAGGACGTCTTTACCTGCGAGATCGTCGGCTACGCGATGGGCGAACGCATGACGCAAGATCTGACGACGCAGGCGCTGTGGCGCGCTGTGAGCTACAAACGGCCGGCACCAGGGCTGATCCATCATTCAGATCGTGGAAGCCAATACTGCGCCCATGCCTACCAGGAGCTGGTGGCGCAGTCCGGCATGCGCGCCTCGATGTCGCGCCGCGGGCACTGCTATGACAACGCGCCAATGGAGAGCTTCTGGGGCACGCTGAAGAATGAGCTTGCCCATCATCGCCGCTATGCCACCCGTGCTGAGGCAAAGGCCTCGATTCAGGAATACATCGAAATTTTCTACAACCGACAGCGGCGCCATTCCCGCATCGGCTTTGTTCCGCCAGCGCTGTTCGCCGAATCCTTCAGCGAACAGCAGGCGGCTTAA
- a CDS encoding class I SAM-dependent methyltransferase: MSDRIEKFVEAMHIQPHERILEIGCGHGVAASLICEKLATGHYVGIDRSPKMVAAATKRNAAFVSAGLATFVVATLESYDPGQARFDKVLAMRVRLFHDRPEEAGRLAERWLAPGGKLFVQYDEPGGG, encoded by the coding sequence ATGTCGGACCGCATTGAAAAGTTTGTCGAGGCGATGCACATACAGCCGCACGAGCGCATCCTGGAGATCGGCTGCGGCCATGGTGTCGCCGCCTCCCTGATCTGCGAAAAACTGGCGACGGGACACTACGTCGGCATCGACCGCTCGCCAAAGATGGTGGCCGCCGCGACGAAGCGCAATGCGGCGTTCGTGTCGGCAGGGCTGGCGACGTTTGTCGTGGCGACCCTGGAGTCGTACGATCCCGGACAAGCGCGCTTCGACAAGGTGCTGGCGATGCGGGTCCGGCTGTTTCACGACCGGCCCGAGGAAGCGGGACGGCTTGCCGAACGATGGCTAGCTCCCGGCGGCAAGCTGTTCGTGCAGTACGACGAGCCTGGCGGGGGCTAA